Proteins from a genomic interval of Rubinisphaera italica:
- a CDS encoding DUF1559 domain-containing protein produces the protein MKYCPYLGSRRAFTLIELLVVIAIIAVLVALLLPAVQQAREAARRSSCKNNLKQIGVALHNYHDTFSVLPPGYIVRNIAASQMASMETAQNGPGFAWGTMILPYVEQPALYDGMNFEGNATDTQNLAMGRRTISTYLCPSDPAPQTFTVNDGTNDYEIASANYVGVIGYGSVSMTPGSPAGKGAFYRNSRTKLRDITDGTSNSMLVGERTYQHNFVQGATPAAANSTWYAAIPNVERNAGMMSMPMMTEWQGSLVLGHVGQPAMTMPMSMPAMTHTPNTTNHIVNFSSPHKGGIQFLMADGSVHFLSENTHYETYRNLGQIDDGEVLGEF, from the coding sequence ATGAAATATTGTCCTTATCTGGGAAGCCGTCGCGCTTTCACACTGATCGAACTATTGGTAGTGATTGCAATCATTGCAGTCCTTGTCGCCTTATTGCTTCCCGCTGTCCAACAGGCACGCGAGGCGGCTCGGCGATCCAGCTGTAAAAACAATCTCAAGCAAATCGGAGTCGCTCTGCACAACTATCACGATACCTTTTCTGTATTACCTCCAGGCTATATCGTGCGTAATATCGCTGCCAGTCAAATGGCGAGCATGGAGACCGCTCAAAATGGTCCCGGCTTTGCCTGGGGAACAATGATTCTTCCTTATGTCGAACAACCTGCCCTCTACGATGGCATGAACTTTGAGGGGAATGCGACTGATACTCAAAACCTGGCGATGGGGCGTAGAACCATTTCGACATACCTCTGCCCTTCCGATCCTGCTCCTCAGACCTTCACTGTCAACGATGGCACAAACGATTATGAAATCGCGTCTGCAAATTATGTGGGCGTTATCGGCTACGGAAGTGTCTCGATGACTCCAGGATCTCCAGCTGGAAAAGGAGCATTCTACAGAAACAGTCGCACGAAACTTCGCGACATTACCGATGGCACCAGTAACAGTATGCTGGTCGGTGAGCGGACCTATCAACACAACTTTGTGCAGGGGGCAACTCCCGCAGCTGCGAATTCGACCTGGTACGCAGCCATCCCCAATGTGGAACGCAACGCAGGTATGATGTCGATGCCAATGATGACCGAATGGCAGGGTTCACTTGTATTAGGGCATGTCGGCCAACCCGCTATGACGATGCCGATGTCGATGCCAGCCATGACACACACTCCCAATACCACCAACCATATCGTCAACTTTTCCAGTCCTCACAAGGGAGGAATTCAATTCCTGATGGCAGATGGTTCGGTTCACTTTTTGAGTGAAAACACGCATTATGAAACCTACAGAAATTTAGGTCAGATTGATGATGGAGAAGTTCTCGGAGAGTTTTGA
- a CDS encoding metallophosphoesterase family protein, translating into MDRQTFAFFGGIYNNYLALTAAIEDARTRGAEELFCLGDLGAFGPYPDRVFPLLIENDVQTVQGNYDHSIGNGLNDCQCGYTDPRDNHFAQISYDYTLANTSQANCDWLKQLPVEIRFEVAGLRFLLCHGSPRRTNEFLWESTTSTHFLNCLADDYQADVILGTHTGLHWSRELSGERQFVNVGVLGRPANDGDKHVWYTLVKVSQSQGKSQVKLEFIPIEYDWERLVAEMQSEELPVEFQETIRTGWWTTCLEVLPGKERLRGRY; encoded by the coding sequence ATGGATAGACAGACCTTCGCCTTCTTTGGTGGAATTTATAACAACTATCTTGCTCTTACCGCTGCGATTGAAGATGCACGAACTCGAGGAGCCGAAGAATTGTTTTGCCTGGGTGATCTGGGTGCATTTGGACCGTATCCTGATCGTGTGTTTCCGCTGCTGATCGAAAATGACGTGCAAACGGTACAAGGAAATTACGATCACAGTATCGGCAATGGATTGAATGATTGTCAGTGTGGTTATACCGATCCCCGTGATAATCATTTTGCTCAAATCAGTTACGATTACACGCTGGCAAATACCAGTCAAGCAAATTGCGACTGGCTGAAACAATTGCCAGTGGAAATTCGATTTGAAGTCGCAGGCTTGCGCTTTTTGCTCTGTCATGGCAGCCCTCGCCGTACGAACGAATTCCTCTGGGAATCAACCACGAGCACACACTTTTTGAACTGCCTGGCCGATGACTATCAAGCTGATGTGATCTTAGGAACTCATACGGGATTACATTGGTCGCGGGAGTTGAGTGGTGAGCGTCAGTTTGTCAATGTTGGAGTGCTGGGAAGGCCGGCGAACGATGGGGATAAGCATGTCTGGTATACATTAGTTAAAGTGAGTCAGTCGCAGGGGAAATCGCAGGTCAAACTGGAATTCATTCCCATTGAATACGATTGGGAACGACTGGTTGCAGAGATGCAGTCGGAAGAATTGCCGGTAGAGTTTCAGGAAACCATTCGGACAGGCTGGTGGACGACCTGTCTGGAAGTTCTGCCTGGGAAAGAACGATTACGCGGTCGATATTAA
- a CDS encoding Uma2 family endonuclease: MAIAEQTATKMTVEEFLLIADEEGTHRELIDGELREYDVTTRNPRHSVAIACTTFVLRKWLKSQSQKIGVIACGDARCRLNLDLESVVGIDVAYFEGEEAIRQFHEEPYFSGPPTLAVEVLSSSDVHENVIEKSQKYLAVETKMLWIVDPDLQTVMILKPNAEPVLFNKTQRLNALEELPGFDVAVRELFEP; this comes from the coding sequence ATGGCTATTGCTGAACAAACTGCGACGAAAATGACGGTTGAGGAATTTCTGCTTATTGCCGATGAGGAAGGTACGCATCGTGAATTGATCGATGGAGAGCTGAGGGAGTATGATGTGACTACAAGAAATCCCCGGCATTCAGTAGCAATTGCATGCACGACGTTTGTTTTGCGAAAATGGCTGAAAAGCCAGTCTCAAAAGATTGGAGTGATTGCTTGTGGCGATGCCCGTTGTCGGCTCAATCTTGATCTGGAGTCAGTGGTCGGGATCGATGTGGCTTATTTTGAAGGTGAAGAGGCGATCCGTCAGTTCCATGAAGAACCCTATTTTTCAGGCCCGCCGACACTGGCCGTGGAAGTGCTTTCTTCATCGGATGTGCATGAGAATGTGATTGAGAAATCGCAGAAGTATCTGGCGGTTGAAACAAAGATGCTGTGGATTGTCGACCCCGATTTGCAAACGGTGATGATCCTCAAGCCGAATGCGGAGCCTGTTTTATTCAATAAAACTCAGCGATTGAATGCACTGGAAGAATTGCCGGGCTTCGATGTTGCCGTGAGGGAATTGTTCGAGCCGTAA
- the thiO gene encoding glycine oxidase ThiO — translation MITSDVLIIGGGAIGLTTAFELSRRGHSVAVLDRQAIGCESSWAGAGMIPPGEIHLENSSYRLFAQLSSGLWAGFAESLQEYSKIDIEYRTCGALVLPAEQKSSTTQTEFELWQQQKIPVERLQRDELIAFHPKFRSPVDEAYFLPTQAQVRNPRYIRALKAACDQLGVQFYEHEQIREIKFHHGQVTDILTETEAYNASRVVIATGAWTSQFAQWFDVSIPVEPVRGQIALVKLPEVFPSIIERGKCYLVPRADGHILIGATEELVGFDRDCEAETVKRLLDFGAELIPAIRDLQVEKSWCGFRPVTPDHLPVIGFVPGYENLLVCSGHYRAGLSLSPASGLVMAQLICGDTTELSLEDFDPERFHLEITTN, via the coding sequence ATGATTACAAGTGACGTACTGATAATTGGCGGTGGCGCCATTGGGCTGACAACTGCTTTTGAATTGAGCAGAAGAGGCCATTCGGTAGCGGTGCTCGATCGTCAGGCTATTGGTTGCGAAAGTTCCTGGGCAGGCGCAGGGATGATTCCGCCTGGCGAAATTCATCTTGAGAATTCGAGCTATCGACTATTTGCCCAATTGAGTTCAGGTCTCTGGGCTGGATTCGCAGAATCACTGCAAGAGTATTCTAAGATTGATATTGAATACCGAACCTGCGGAGCGCTGGTTTTGCCTGCAGAACAAAAAAGTTCAACTACACAAACTGAATTTGAACTTTGGCAGCAGCAAAAGATTCCCGTTGAGCGATTGCAAAGAGATGAACTGATTGCGTTTCATCCCAAGTTTCGCAGTCCCGTCGATGAGGCTTATTTCTTGCCAACGCAGGCTCAAGTGAGAAATCCTCGATATATCAGAGCTTTAAAAGCAGCCTGCGATCAACTGGGAGTTCAATTTTATGAGCATGAACAGATCCGGGAAATCAAGTTTCATCACGGGCAAGTGACAGACATATTGACTGAAACCGAAGCCTACAATGCGAGTCGGGTTGTGATTGCTACCGGAGCCTGGACGAGTCAGTTCGCTCAATGGTTCGACGTTTCGATTCCGGTGGAACCGGTTCGCGGTCAGATTGCTCTAGTGAAATTGCCGGAAGTTTTCCCATCGATTATCGAAAGAGGAAAGTGCTATCTGGTTCCGAGAGCAGATGGTCACATTTTGATTGGAGCGACTGAGGAACTTGTCGGTTTTGATCGCGATTGCGAAGCAGAAACGGTTAAACGTCTTCTAGATTTTGGAGCCGAGTTGATTCCAGCAATCCGTGATTTGCAGGTCGAAAAATCATGGTGTGGCTTTCGTCCGGTCACTCCCGATCACTTACCTGTGATCGGCTTTGTGCCGGGATATGAAAATCTTCTCGTCTGTTCGGGACATTATCGTGCAGGCTTATCGCTCTCTCCGGCATCAGGATTGGTTATGGCGCAGTTAATTTGTGGGGACACTACAGAACTGAGCCTTGAGGATTTTGATCCTGAGCGATTTCATCTGGAAATCACAACCAACTAA
- a CDS encoding DUF2244 domain-containing protein → MAYLFLKRNRLENIAFSEQQLIFQDGKGPISVVNFHWLGKKRHNFNPISFVFSKAKSYSFNRSDVDRIILEGFGQQQRLRFDDGAIRVEIGEYLREPEREWLFEEIQQWRSQVGQTQPDKINN, encoded by the coding sequence TTGGCATACTTGTTTCTAAAAAGAAATCGTCTCGAAAATATTGCATTTAGCGAACAGCAACTGATTTTCCAAGATGGAAAAGGGCCAATCTCTGTTGTCAATTTCCACTGGTTGGGAAAGAAACGGCACAACTTCAACCCGATTTCTTTCGTGTTCAGCAAAGCGAAAAGCTATTCCTTCAATCGTTCTGATGTCGACCGGATCATCCTCGAAGGTTTCGGCCAGCAACAACGACTCCGTTTTGATGACGGAGCGATTCGCGTAGAGATCGGAGAATATCTCCGCGAGCCGGAACGTGAGTGGCTCTTTGAGGAGATTCAGCAGTGGAGAAGCCAAGTCGGTCAGACACAGCCTGATAAGATTAATAATTGA
- a CDS encoding cupin-like domain-containing protein: protein MISIPSYLENWTPEQYQMLEKSVLVAQHRIHETGLFSDEALCELIDRHPDNYLTIAGMGNDASKFEWMTGERGDCSAEDLLRAVKEGQLWLNLVCLGRFHPEYNRLVNSVYDELEAKSPGFKARHRSSNLLISSPNAMVYFHIDLPVNMLWHLRGEKQVWVYPSFDSRFVSARNIERLINGEMAEDMPYQTWFEDYALSFRVKPGDMITWPQNTPHRVTNCDGLNVSLSTEHRNVIAKRRINVHLANSFLRKQFDCQTLSSDVRGISAQMKEMYARSMVLWNRLCKQKSCEPFSYRKRFQVDPDAPKGYVMIETEDSGSFHEEEQLLASV, encoded by the coding sequence ATGATTTCGATTCCTTCGTATCTGGAAAATTGGACTCCTGAGCAGTATCAAATGCTGGAAAAGTCGGTTCTGGTTGCGCAGCATCGTATCCACGAAACCGGACTGTTTTCGGATGAAGCCTTGTGCGAACTGATTGATCGCCATCCCGATAATTATCTGACGATTGCCGGGATGGGGAATGATGCAAGTAAGTTTGAGTGGATGACCGGAGAACGGGGGGATTGCTCGGCTGAAGATTTGCTTCGAGCTGTGAAAGAAGGTCAACTCTGGTTGAATCTCGTTTGTCTTGGGCGGTTTCACCCTGAATACAATCGACTGGTGAATTCTGTGTATGATGAACTCGAAGCGAAGAGTCCAGGGTTCAAGGCCCGACACCGTTCTTCGAATCTCTTAATTTCCTCACCGAATGCGATGGTTTATTTTCATATTGATCTGCCGGTCAATATGTTGTGGCATCTGCGGGGAGAAAAGCAGGTCTGGGTATATCCTTCGTTTGATTCTCGGTTTGTTTCTGCCCGGAATATCGAGCGGTTGATCAATGGAGAGATGGCCGAGGACATGCCCTACCAAACCTGGTTTGAGGATTACGCACTCTCATTTCGAGTCAAGCCGGGCGATATGATTACCTGGCCTCAAAATACACCTCATCGAGTGACTAACTGTGATGGTTTGAACGTATCCCTATCGACCGAACATCGTAATGTGATTGCGAAACGCAGAATCAATGTTCATCTGGCCAATTCATTTCTACGCAAACAGTTTGACTGTCAGACGCTTTCCAGTGATGTTCGCGGAATCTCTGCACAGATGAAAGAGATGTATGCCCGTTCGATGGTGCTGTGGAATCGATTATGTAAACAGAAGAGTTGTGAACCATTTTCCTACCGCAAACGATTCCAGGTCGATCCCGATGCCCCGAAAGGGTATGTTATGATAGAGACTGAGGATTCAGGCTCGTTCCATGAAGAAGAACAATTGCTGGCAAGCGTTTGA
- a CDS encoding FAD-dependent oxidoreductase, translating into MKKSPTIAVIGAGPVGLEAARQAIDTGYQVKLLEKGEIASAVRKWQHVRLFSPREMNTTTEGRTLISDAGREAGYCETGAEFIESYLLPLSQWISARTQVLTQTTVKKISRGDLLKGDAVGSRNRHEEPFRLLIENAAGEQIEQADFVLDCSGVTDQPNWLGTGGIPCPGERDVLEKITYGLPDREQISEIQKCASVLIVGAGYSAATLVNELIQHRKIETQPKILWLTRNSYPSGPLRVLQDDPLPGRMRLSVIANQLALSSRKDLHWISNSVVERISTTGTGDGLEVTVRSLKTSFSETIEVERVVACTGYHPDLSLTSELQIHECYATSGPMKLAASLMGQAGLDCTKITVGDVETLSSPETGYYFLGARSYGRNSQFLMQTGYQQVLLVLEQIKQSLDVG; encoded by the coding sequence ATGAAAAAATCACCTACAATTGCCGTCATCGGTGCAGGTCCTGTCGGGCTTGAGGCTGCGCGGCAGGCGATTGATACAGGATATCAGGTTAAACTGCTTGAAAAAGGTGAGATTGCCAGTGCGGTTCGTAAATGGCAGCATGTCCGATTGTTTTCTCCACGTGAGATGAATACAACGACAGAGGGGCGAACTCTCATTTCCGATGCAGGGAGAGAGGCAGGATATTGCGAAACGGGTGCGGAATTTATCGAGTCTTATCTGCTCCCGTTGTCACAGTGGATTTCTGCCCGAACCCAGGTTCTCACGCAAACAACAGTGAAGAAGATCAGCCGTGGTGATCTTCTCAAAGGGGATGCGGTCGGCTCTCGGAACCGTCACGAAGAACCGTTTCGATTGCTCATCGAAAATGCTGCTGGTGAGCAAATCGAACAGGCTGACTTCGTTCTCGATTGTTCGGGAGTTACTGATCAACCCAATTGGCTGGGGACTGGCGGGATTCCCTGTCCAGGCGAGAGAGATGTACTGGAGAAGATTACTTACGGACTTCCGGATCGTGAACAAATTTCGGAGATCCAGAAATGCGCATCAGTTCTCATCGTTGGGGCAGGTTACTCGGCTGCGACTCTGGTTAACGAGTTAATTCAACATCGGAAAATCGAAACTCAACCGAAAATTCTCTGGCTTACACGCAATTCTTATCCGTCTGGACCTCTGCGAGTTCTCCAGGATGATCCATTGCCAGGACGAATGCGGCTTTCCGTCATCGCAAATCAACTTGCGTTGAGTTCTCGGAAGGATCTGCACTGGATTTCTAATTCGGTTGTAGAACGTATAAGTACTACTGGGACTGGTGATGGACTGGAAGTGACGGTGAGAAGTCTTAAAACGTCCTTCTCAGAGACCATTGAAGTGGAGCGGGTCGTCGCCTGTACTGGATATCATCCTGATCTTTCATTAACTTCTGAATTGCAGATTCATGAATGCTATGCAACGTCAGGGCCGATGAAGCTGGCTGCCAGTTTGATGGGGCAAGCGGGGCTTGACTGCACGAAAATTACTGTCGGAGACGTAGAGACGTTAAGTAGTCCTGAGACGGGATATTATTTTTTGGGAGCCAGGAGTTATGGTCGGAATTCGCAATTTCTGATGCAAACAGGGTATCAGCAAGTGTTGCTCGTCTTGGAACAGATTAAGCAATCATTGGACGTCGGTTAG
- the larE gene encoding ATP-dependent sacrificial sulfur transferase LarE gives MSEQNLTSKQEHLFQIIREMGRVAVAFSGGVDSAVVAKAAVLATGSQGIAVIAESPSLPLGAVDEARSIASQIGIELKVLKTTEFENEKYRANSGNRCFFCKDTLYETIEQHSDEISFDVIVNGTNTDDIGDYRPGLEAASQHSVRSPLVEAGIDKADVRALAKAWNLPVWDKPASPCLSSRIAHGLEVTQERVRRVDAAERYLKEKLHLNELRVRHEFHDLARIELPISELTAIMDNTVREEILLELQKLGFRYITLDLAGFRSGSMNDVLPIETLQISWK, from the coding sequence ATGTCAGAACAAAATCTCACTTCCAAACAGGAACATCTGTTCCAGATCATTCGTGAAATGGGCCGGGTCGCGGTCGCATTTTCGGGAGGTGTCGATAGCGCCGTTGTTGCCAAAGCAGCTGTGCTGGCCACTGGTTCACAAGGTATTGCTGTAATTGCAGAAAGTCCCTCATTACCTTTGGGTGCTGTGGATGAGGCGCGCTCAATTGCCAGTCAAATCGGAATTGAACTCAAGGTTCTCAAAACGACGGAGTTCGAAAACGAGAAATACCGTGCGAATTCAGGCAACCGTTGCTTCTTCTGCAAGGACACTTTGTATGAAACGATCGAGCAGCATTCTGATGAGATTTCGTTCGATGTCATCGTGAATGGAACGAATACTGACGATATAGGTGATTATCGCCCTGGACTCGAAGCCGCTTCCCAGCATTCGGTTCGCAGTCCGCTCGTTGAAGCAGGCATCGATAAAGCCGACGTAAGAGCACTTGCAAAAGCCTGGAATCTGCCAGTTTGGGACAAACCGGCCAGCCCCTGTCTTTCGAGTCGAATTGCTCATGGACTCGAAGTGACTCAAGAACGAGTTCGCCGAGTCGATGCGGCTGAGCGCTATCTGAAAGAGAAACTGCATCTGAATGAATTACGAGTCCGTCATGAATTCCACGATCTGGCTCGCATCGAACTGCCCATTTCGGAACTGACTGCGATTATGGATAACACCGTACGAGAAGAAATCCTCCTCGAATTGCAGAAGTTGGGATTTCGCTATATCACACTTGATCTGGCCGGTTTCCGATCGGGCAGCATGAACGATGTGCTACCGATTGAGACGCTGCAAATCAGCTGGAAATAA
- a CDS encoding AbiU2 domain-containing protein: MDEPQPPQLDYSRIPDSIREIYETIENELTWLHGRWIMYRQLFGGDSETLTLLNQSAPTFFGMLQFLWLDYVVLEICSLTDRPATFGRENLVLKQLYEKLDRRKYPDLGRELIERDRDVEKTCGRLRTIRNRRIAHRDQNAALGAYQTPVLGVSRKDIDDALEAIRAYVNTFRLAFMDSEMAFDQFELNDDAMTLVEKLQFALENMPEKRESS, from the coding sequence ATGGACGAACCCCAACCGCCGCAACTCGATTATTCTCGAATTCCCGATTCGATTCGGGAAATCTACGAGACGATCGAAAATGAGCTGACCTGGCTGCATGGTCGTTGGATTATGTATCGGCAGCTGTTTGGTGGAGATTCTGAGACGCTGACGCTACTTAATCAATCTGCTCCCACATTCTTCGGGATGCTGCAGTTTCTGTGGCTCGATTACGTGGTATTGGAAATTTGCAGTCTGACAGATCGTCCTGCGACTTTTGGCCGAGAAAATCTGGTCCTCAAGCAACTCTATGAAAAGCTGGATCGTCGAAAATATCCCGACTTAGGAAGGGAGTTGATCGAGCGTGATCGTGACGTCGAAAAAACCTGTGGCAGGCTGCGTACGATTCGAAATCGCAGAATCGCCCATCGCGATCAAAACGCGGCTTTGGGAGCTTATCAAACTCCTGTTCTCGGTGTTTCTCGCAAGGATATCGATGATGCTCTGGAAGCGATACGGGCCTATGTCAATACTTTCCGACTGGCTTTCATGGATTCGGAAATGGCGTTTGATCAGTTTGAGCTTAACGATGATGCGATGACTTTGGTGGAGAAGTTGCAGTTTGCTTTAGAGAATATGCCTGAGAAGAGAGAATCCAGCTAA
- a CDS encoding c-type cytochrome domain-containing protein — translation MFAPKVSKSLNWIRRIVFVLMTCAMFHMASEISLGQLTSGQRRELNDLRREVTKVASTIRRKDYEDAKKALTSAEEALNKIMTDAGVDASDRSVALIQKAIDVQKQTLARATGNNNGGAMGGVSFAKDVAPILAGKCMGCHDQTASGGLRLDTFAGLRRGGRSGPLVVPGAPQRSPLAMKLISPPPQRMPKNGPALPADEIKTIADWITQGAKYDDDDQNRSVSELAESAKNGGMKKPEITVAKPDGTETVSFTKDIAPMLVTFCHGCHSGNNPASGLSVETFEKLLIGGDSGEVLIPGELEDSRLFRLTGGLENPRMPQGQARITRKNYEDLKAWISEGIKYDGKDPKTPILELVPSASDIRLMELRQMSEADFEKMRRERGESHWRRTLSSANPATVMDGDFLVMGNVDPNRLQQVLDWSKEMKSGLAEKVGLTAAPKWKGRLAIYVFKDRYDYDEFNRSIENRQAAKGLFGHAKVVNEFEDAYVAVLDTGDTSSADTPKLQWTLQKALISAAMQLRGTTPVQWLTEGTGWAKADSDLRSPEFERALTLSAARAIQDLNRPQNLFTAGTFAPDVTEHAGFLVVRFLMGSGSTEQFNRFAGVLRDGRTPDEACRAAYNTTAADLAKAVVAKLR, via the coding sequence ATGTTCGCACCCAAGGTAAGCAAAAGTCTGAACTGGATACGAAGAATCGTATTTGTGCTGATGACCTGTGCAATGTTTCATATGGCGTCAGAGATTTCGCTCGGACAGTTGACATCAGGCCAGCGTCGGGAATTGAACGATTTGCGTCGTGAAGTCACCAAAGTGGCTTCGACGATTCGCCGCAAAGATTATGAAGACGCAAAAAAGGCTCTGACTTCGGCTGAAGAAGCCCTTAACAAAATAATGACTGATGCTGGCGTGGATGCGAGCGATCGTTCGGTTGCTTTAATTCAGAAGGCAATCGATGTGCAGAAGCAAACACTGGCTCGTGCTACGGGTAATAATAACGGCGGAGCGATGGGCGGCGTCAGCTTCGCTAAAGATGTTGCCCCGATTCTGGCAGGCAAGTGCATGGGCTGCCACGACCAGACAGCCAGTGGTGGTTTACGATTGGATACGTTTGCCGGTTTACGTCGTGGAGGTCGCAGTGGTCCATTAGTCGTACCAGGGGCTCCACAACGAAGTCCTCTGGCCATGAAACTAATCTCTCCCCCTCCTCAGCGAATGCCAAAGAATGGCCCAGCCTTGCCAGCTGATGAAATCAAGACAATTGCTGACTGGATTACGCAGGGAGCCAAATACGATGATGATGATCAGAATCGATCTGTTTCCGAATTGGCCGAGAGTGCGAAGAATGGCGGAATGAAGAAGCCGGAAATCACTGTCGCAAAACCGGATGGAACTGAAACCGTTTCGTTTACTAAAGATATCGCACCGATGCTTGTGACGTTCTGTCATGGATGTCACAGCGGAAATAATCCAGCCAGTGGATTGTCGGTCGAGACGTTCGAGAAACTTCTGATTGGTGGTGATAGCGGCGAAGTTTTGATTCCGGGAGAACTGGAAGACAGTCGTTTGTTCCGACTGACGGGTGGACTGGAAAATCCTCGAATGCCTCAAGGGCAGGCCCGCATCACGCGCAAAAATTATGAAGACCTGAAAGCCTGGATTTCTGAAGGAATCAAGTACGACGGAAAAGATCCCAAAACGCCGATACTCGAGCTTGTGCCTTCAGCTTCAGATATTCGCTTGATGGAATTGCGGCAAATGTCGGAAGCCGATTTTGAGAAAATGCGTCGAGAACGAGGTGAGTCACATTGGAGACGCACACTTTCGTCTGCGAATCCTGCCACTGTGATGGATGGAGATTTTCTGGTGATGGGAAATGTCGATCCGAACCGCTTGCAGCAGGTCCTTGACTGGTCGAAGGAGATGAAGTCTGGCCTGGCAGAGAAAGTTGGATTGACTGCAGCTCCGAAGTGGAAAGGTCGATTGGCGATTTATGTCTTTAAAGATCGCTACGATTATGACGAGTTCAATCGATCGATTGAAAATCGACAGGCTGCCAAAGGATTATTTGGGCATGCCAAAGTTGTCAATGAATTTGAAGATGCCTATGTCGCAGTTCTGGATACCGGCGATACCTCTTCTGCGGATACGCCTAAATTGCAGTGGACGTTGCAAAAGGCGTTAATCTCGGCTGCGATGCAATTGAGGGGGACCACTCCGGTTCAATGGTTGACGGAAGGCACGGGGTGGGCCAAAGCGGATTCTGACTTGCGAAGTCCGGAATTTGAAAGAGCTTTGACTCTCAGTGCGGCCCGCGCAATACAGGATTTGAATCGTCCCCAGAATTTATTCACTGCGGGGACGTTTGCGCCCGATGTGACCGAGCATGCCGGCTTCCTGGTCGTTCGCTTTTTGATGGGAAGTGGTTCCACAGAACAATTCAACAGATTCGCAGGAGTATTGCGGGATGGCCGTACTCCCGATGAAGCCTGTCGAGCAGCCTACAATACGACAGCTGCTGACCTTGCCAAGGCGGTGGTTGCAAAACTGCGGTAG
- a CDS encoding radical SAM protein has product MIATTSNREVPTVELESLDILWFQVSGTLCNLTCHHCFISCSPTNKTYGYLSLDDVEKQLRLSVDQGVREYYFTGGEPFLNRDLVPMIERSLNYGPVTVLTNGTVLKEAWLERLQSAAETSIYSLEFRVSIDGPTSEINDPIRGAGTFNRALEGIRKLSAYGFLPIVTMTQTWEDSESEEILNQFRKTLKRAGNERPRLKILPRLKIGAEVERTSGYETYEKITPDMMDGYDASQLLCSHSRVVTDRGIAVCPILIDSSGAILGETLNEATRPFELTHGACYTCYQYGAICTNPSSRRSQDS; this is encoded by the coding sequence ATGATCGCAACGACATCAAATCGAGAGGTCCCCACTGTTGAACTTGAAAGTCTGGATATTCTCTGGTTTCAGGTTTCGGGAACCTTGTGCAATTTGACCTGTCATCATTGTTTCATCAGTTGCAGTCCGACCAATAAAACATACGGCTATCTCTCTTTGGACGATGTGGAAAAGCAGTTACGGTTGTCTGTCGACCAGGGTGTTCGAGAATACTATTTCACGGGAGGCGAGCCTTTCTTAAATCGTGATCTGGTGCCGATGATCGAACGGTCGCTCAATTATGGTCCCGTCACAGTTTTGACAAACGGAACCGTATTGAAAGAAGCCTGGCTGGAACGTTTGCAGTCGGCTGCCGAGACTTCGATTTACAGTCTGGAGTTTCGTGTTTCCATTGATGGACCAACATCGGAAATTAATGATCCGATTCGCGGGGCAGGGACGTTTAACCGGGCTCTGGAGGGTATTCGCAAACTGAGTGCTTATGGTTTTCTACCAATCGTGACGATGACGCAAACTTGGGAAGATTCGGAAAGCGAAGAAATTTTGAATCAGTTTCGTAAAACGCTCAAGCGAGCGGGGAATGAACGCCCCCGTTTGAAAATACTTCCTCGCCTTAAAATAGGAGCGGAAGTCGAGCGGACGAGTGGTTATGAAACTTATGAAAAAATCACACCGGATATGATGGACGGTTACGATGCCAGTCAACTGCTGTGTAGTCATAGCCGGGTGGTGACTGATCGTGGAATTGCGGTCTGTCCAATTCTAATCGATTCCTCGGGTGCGATTTTAGGCGAGACTCTGAACGAGGCGACACGACCATTTGAATTGACGCACGGTGCGTGTTACACGTGTTATCAATACGGTGCCATCTGTACGAATCCTTCTTCCAGGAGAAGTCAGGATTCTTGA